A genomic window from Macaca mulatta isolate MMU2019108-1 chromosome 19, T2T-MMU8v2.0, whole genome shotgun sequence includes:
- the CIC gene encoding protein capicua homolog isoform X13 yields the protein MKPMKKACTGLSGPGSGSKSPPATRAKALRRRGAGEGDKPEEEDDEAQQPQPQPGPEEAEEGEEEEAERGPGAEGPPLELHPGDPAPGPAEDPKGDGEAGRWEPSLSRKTATFKSRAPKKKYVEEHGAGSSGVAGAPEERVRTPEEASGLGVPPRPPTSTRSSSTDTASEHSADLEDEPAEPCGPGPWPPGSTSGSYDLRQLRSQRVLARRGDGLFLPAVVRQVRRSQDLGVQFPGDRALTFYEGVPGAGVDVVLDATPPPGALVVGTAVCTCVEPGVAAYREGVVVEVATKPAAYKVRLSPGPSSQPGPPGSLPQPPQPLHREPEEAVWVARSSLRLLRPPWEPEAMLRKPPTGPEEEHVEPGATLPPCPAALDPKQPEDAEVSKISFGGNLGTHCEEGEEKHPPALGTPALLPLPPPQLLSPPPKSPAFVGPGRPGEQPSPCQEGSQGGSRSSSVASLEKGTAPAARARTPLTAAQQKYKKGDVVCTPSGIRKKFNGKQWRRLCSRDGCMKESQRRGYCSRHLSMRTKEMEGLADSGPGGAGRPAAVAAREGSTEFDWGDETSRDSEASSVAARGDSRPRLVAPADLSRFEFDECEAAVMLVSLGSSRSGTPSFSPVSTQSPFSPAPSPSPSPLFGFRPANFSPINASPVIQRTAVRSRHLSASTPKAGVLTPPDLGPHPPPPAPRERHSSGILPTFQTNLTFTVPISPGRRKTELLPHPGALGAPGAGGGGAAPDFPKSDSLDSGVDSVSHTSTPSTPAGFRAVSPAVPFSRSRQPSPLLLLPPPAGLTSDPGPSVRRVPAVQRDSPVIVRNPDVPLPSKFPGEVGTAGEVRAGGPGRGCRETPVPTGVASGKPGLPPPLPAPVPITVPPAAPTAVAQPMPTFGLASSPFQPVAFHPSPAALLPVLVPSSYTSHPAPKKEVIMGRPGTVWTNVEPRSVAVFPWHSLVPFLAPSQPDPSVQPSEAQQPASHPVASNQSKEPAESAAVAHERPPGGTGGADPGRPPGATCPESPGPGPPHPLGVVEPGKGPPPTTEEEAPGPPGEPRLDSETESDHDDAFLSIMSPEIQLPLPPGKRRTQSLSALPKERDSSSEKDGRSPNKREKDHIRRPMNAFMIFSKRHRALVHQRHPNQDNRTVSKILGEWWYALGPKEKQKYHDLAFQVKEAHFKAHPDWKWCNKDRKKSSSEAKPTSLGLAGGHKETRERSMSETGTAAAPGVSSELLSVAAQTLLSSDAKVPGSSSCGAERLHTVGGPGSARPRAFSHSGVHSLDGSEVDSQALQELTQMVSGPASYSGPKPSTQYGAPGPFAAPGEGGALAATGRPSLLPTRASRSQRAASEDMTSDEERMVICEEEGDDDVIADDGFGTTDIDLKCKERVTDSESGDSSGEDPEGNKGFGRKVFSPVIRSSFTHCRPPLDPEPPGPPDPPVAFGKGYSSTPSSSASSPASSSASAATSFSLGSGTFKAQESGQGSTAGPLRPPLPGAGGPATPSKATRFLPTDPATFRRKRPESVGGLEPPGPSVIAAPPSGGGSILQTLVLPPNKEEQEGGGARVPSAPAPSLAYGAPAAPLSRPAATMVTNVVRPVSSTPVPIASKPFPTSGRAEASPNDTAGARTEMGTGSRVPGGSPLGVSLVYSDKKSAAATSPAPHLVAGPLLGTVGKAPATVTNLLVGTPGYGAPAPPAVQFIAQGAPGGGTTAGSGAGAGSGPNGPVPLGILQPGALGKAGGITQVQYILPTLPQQLQVAPAPAPAPGTKAATPSGPAPTTSIRFTLPPGTSTNGKVLAATAPTPGIPILQSVPSAPPPKAQSVSPVQAPPPGGSAQLLPGKVLVPLAAPSMSVRGGGAGQPLPLVSPPFSVPVQNGAQPPSKIIQLTPVPVSTPSGLVPPLSPATLPGPTSQPQKVLLPSSTRITYVQSAGGHALPLGTSPASSQAGTVTSYGPTSSVALGFTSLGPSGPAFVQPLLSAGQAPLLAPGQVGVSPVPSPQLPPACAAPGGPVITAFYSGSPAPTSSAPLAQPSQAPPSLVYTVATSTTPPAATILPKGPPAPATATPAPTSPFPSATGSMTYSLVAPKAQRPSPKAPQKVKAAIASIPVGSFEAGASGRPGPAPRQPLEPGPVREPTAPESELEGQPTPPAPPPAPETWTPTARSSPPPPPPAEERTSAKGPETMASKFPSSSSDWRVPGQGLENRGEPPTPPSPAPAPAVAPGGSSESSSGRAAGDTPERKEAAGTGKKVKVRPPPLKKTFDSVDKVLSEVDFEERFAELPEFRPEEVLPSPTLQSLATSPRAILGSYRKKRKNSTDLDSAPEDPTSPKRKMRRRSSCSSEPNTPKSAKCEGDIFTFDRTEAEDVLGELEYEKVPYSSLRRTLDQRRALVMQLFQDHGFFPSAQATAAFQARYADIFPSKVCLQLKIREVRQKIMQAATPTEQPPGAEAPLPVPPPTGTAAAPAPTPSPAGGPDPTSPSSDSGTVQAAPPLPPPPESGPGQPGWEGAPQPSPPPPGPSTAATGR from the exons atgaagccaaTGAAGAAGGCATGCACTGGCCTTTCAGGTCCTGGCAGTGGCAGCAAGTCTCCCCCAGCCACCAGGGCCAAGGCTTTGAGGCGGCgaggggctggggagggtgaCAAGCCAGAGGAGGAGGACGACGAGGCACAGCAGCCGCAACCGCAGCCTGGGCCcgaagaggctgaggaaggggaggaagaggaggctgagCGGGGCCCTGGGGCTGAAGGTCCTCCACTGGAGCTGCACCCTGGCGACCCGGCTCCAGGCCCAGCTGAGGACCCCAAAGGGGATGGGGAGGCAGGCCGCTGGGAGCCCTCACTCAGCCGCAAGACGGCCACGTTCAAGTCTCGAGCGCCCAAGAAGAAGTATGTAGAGGAGCACGGAGCTGGCAGCAGTGGGGTGGCTGGGGCCCCTGAAGAGAGGGTGCGGACCCCTGAGGAGGCCAGTGGCCTGGGGGTGCCTCCACGGCCACCCACCTCCACTCGCTCCTCCTCCACTGACACAGCCAGTGAGCACTCGGCAGACCTGGAGGATGAGCCGGCTGAGCCTTGTGGTCCAGGCCCCTGGCCCCCCGGCAGCACCAGTGGCAGCTATGACCTGCGGCAGCTGCGGTCCCAGCGGGTGCTGGCCCGGCGTGGTGACGGCCTCTTTCTGCCGGCTGTGGTGCGCCAGGTGCGCCGAAGCCAGGACCTGGGTGTGCAGTTCCCTGGTGACCGAGCCCTGACTTTCTACGAGGGGGTGCCAGGTGCTGGTGTGGATGTAGTTTTGGATGCCACACCCCCACCAGGTGCCCTGGTGGTGGGCACAGCTGTCTGTACCTGTGTGGAGCCCGGCGTGGCTGCCTACCGGGaaggtgtggtggtggaggtggccaCCAAGCCAGCTGCCTACAAGGTCCGTCTCAGCCCTGGCCCCAGCTCCCAGCCAGGCCCACCAGGCAGCCTCCCGCAGCCCCCACAGCCACTGCACCGTGAGCCGGAGGAGGCCGTGTGGGTGGCCCGCTCCAGCCTACGCCTGCTGCGCCCCCCCTGGGAACCTGAGGCCATGCTGAGGaagcccccaacaggccccgagGAAGAGCACGTGGAGCCTGGGGCCACCTTGCCACCCTGCCCTGCTGCCCTGGACCCCAAACAGCCCGAGGACGCTGAGGTCTCTAAGATCAGCTTTGGTGGCAACCTGGGTACTCACTGTGAGGAGGGTGAGGAGAAGCACCCTCCAGCGCTGGGTACCCCCGCTCTGctcccactgcccccaccccagctcctgTCACCGCCACCCAAGTCTCCAGCCTTTGTGGGCCCTGGCCGCCCTGGCGAGCAGCCCTCGCCCTGCCAGGAGGGGAGCCAGGGTGGCAGCCGCAGCAGCAGTGTGGCCTCCCTGGAAAAGGGGACCGCACCGGCAGCCCGGGCCCGCACGCCACTGACAGCGGCCCAGCAGAAGTACAAGAAGGGTGATGTGGTCTGTACACCCAGCGGAATACGAAAGAAGTTCAACGGCAAGCAGTGGCGCCGGCTATGCTCGCGAGATGGCTGCATGAAGGAGTCACAGCGGCGAGGCTACTGCTCACGTCACCTGTCCATGCGAACCAAAGAGATGGAGGGCCTGGCAGACAGTGGACCTGGGGGGGCGGGCCGGCCTGCAGCCGTGGCAGCCCGTGAGGGCAGCACGGAGTTTGACTGGGGTGATGAGACGTCGAGGGACAGTGAGGCCAGCAGTGTGGCGGCTCGTGGAGACTCACGGCCACGCCTGGTGGCCCCTGCTGACTTGTCACGCTTTGAGTTCGACGAGTGTGAGGCGGCCGTGATGCTGGTGTCGCTGGGCAGCTCGCGCTCAGGCACGCCCTCCTTCTCACCCGTCTCCACGCAATCGCCCTTCTCGCCAGCCCCGTCACCCTCACCCTCGCCACTCTTCGGTTTCCGCCCTGCCAACTTCAGCCCCATCAATGCCTCGCCAGTCATCCAGCGCACTGCAGTCCGCAGTCGCCACCTGAGCGCCAGCACCCCTAAGGCAGGCGTGCTGACGCCGCCAGACCTGGGCCCCCACCCACCGCCACCTGCCCCCCGAGAGCGCCACTCCTCTGGAATCCTACCCACCTTCCAGACCAACCTGACCTTCACCGTGCCCATCAGCCCTGGGCGACGGAAGACAGAGCTGTTGCCGCACCCAGGGGCCTTGGGGGCCCCTGGCGCAGGGGGTGGAGGAGCCGCCCCAGACTTTCCCAAGAGTGACAGCTTAGACTCTGGTGTGGACTCGGTGTCCCACACATCTACACCCTCCACGCCAGCTGGCTTCCGGGCCGTGTCCCCTGCTGTGCCCTTCTCTCGCTCCCGCCAGCCCTCACCATTGCTGCTGTTGCCCCCGCCTGCCGGCCTGACCTCGGATCCGGGGCCCTCTGTGCGCAGGGTGCCTGCCGTGCAGCGGGACTCACCTGTCATTGTCCGCAACCCTgatgtgccactgccctccaaatTCCCTGGGGAGGTGGGCACTGCTGGTGAGGTGCGGGCTGGGGGACCTGGGCGGGGCTGCCGTGAGACCCCGGTGCCCACTGGGGTGGCCAGTGGGAAGCCTGGCCTGCCCCCACCTCTGCCAGCCCCCGTGCCCATCACTGTACCTCCAGCTGCACCAACTGCCGTGGCCCAGCCGATGCCCACCTTTGGCCTGGCTTCTTCACCCTTTCAGCCTGTGGCCTTCCACCCCTCACCTGCTGCCCTGTTGCCCGTTTTGGTGCCCAGCAGCTACACCAGCCACCCTGCCCCCAAGAAGGAAGTCATCATGGGCCGGCCTGGAACAG TGTGGACGAATGTGGAACCTCGCTCTGTGGCTGTGTTCCCCTGGCACTCCTTAGTCCCCTTCCTGGCACCCAGCCAGCCTGACCCCTCCGTGCAGCCGAGCGAGGCCCAGCAACCTGCCAGCCACCCAGTGGCCTCCAACCAGAGCAAAG AACCTGCTGAGTCGGCAGCTGTTGCTCATGAAAGGCCACCAGGTGGGACAGGGGGTGCTGACCCTGGGCGGCCCCCTGGAGCCACATGCCCTGAGAGCCCAGGACCCGGACCCCCACACCCTTTGGGGGTGGTGGAACCTGGTAAGGGTCCGCCTCCCACCACAGAGGAGGAGGCCCCTGGCCCCCCAGGAGAGCCCCGACTGGACAGTGAGACAGAGAGTGACCATGATGATGC CTTCCTCTCCATCATGTCTCCTGAGATCCAGTTGCCTCTACCGCCTGGAAAACGTCGGACCCAGTCCCTCAGTGCCCTACCCAAGGAACGGGACTCATCTTCTGAGAAGGATGGACGCAGCCCCAACAAG CGGGAGAAGGACCACATCCGGCGGCCCATGAATGCCTTCATGATCTTCAGCAAGCGGCACCGGGCCCTGGTCCACCAGCGTCATCCCAACCAGGACAACCGGACCGTCAGCAAGATCCTGGGCGAGTGGTGGTATGCCTTGGGGCCCAAGGAGAAGCAGAAGTACCACGACCTGGCCTTCCAG GTGAAGGAGGCCCACTTCAAGGCCCACCCAGATTGGAAGTGGTGCAACAAGGACCGAAAGAAGTCCAGCTCGGAGGCCAAGCCCACGAGCCTGGGGCTGGCAGGAGGGCACAAGGAGACGCGGGAGCGGAGCATGTCGGAGACGGGCACTGCCGCTGCCCCTGGGG TGTCCTCTGAGCTCCTCTCCGTCGCAGCCCAGACACTCCTGAGCTCGGACGCCAAGGTTCCGGGGAGCAGCTCCTGTGGGGCAGAACGGCTACACACAGTTGGGGGACCTGGCTCAGCTCGGCCCCGAGCTTTCTCTCACAGTGGGGTACACAGCCTGGATGGCAGCGAAGTAGACAGTCAGGCACTGCAGGAACTGACGCAG ATGGTGTCCGGCCCTGCATCGTACTCTGGCCCAAAGCCTTCTACCCAGTATGGAGCTCCAGGTCCCTTTGCAGCCCCCGGTGAGGGAGGTGCCTTGGCGGCCACCGGGCGGCCTTCGCTGCTGCCCACCCGAGCTTCTCGTTCTCAGCGTGCGGCCAGTGAGGACATGACGAGTGATGAGGAGCGCATGGTCATCTGTGAGGAGGAAGGGGATGATGATGTCATTG CTGATGATGGCTTCGGCACCACTGACATTGATCTCAAGTGCAAGGAGCGGGTGACCGACAGCGAGAGTGGGGACAGCTCTGGGGAGGACCCAGAGGGCAACAAG GGCTTTGGTCGGAAGGTGTTTTCACCTGTGATCCGTTCCTCCTTTACCCACTGCCGTCCCCCACTGGACCCTGAGCCCCCAGGGCCCCCGGATCCTCCTGTAGCCTTTGGCAAAGGCTATAGTTCCACCCCATCCTCCTCTGCGTCCTCGCCTGCTTCCTCCTCAGCCTCGGCAGCCACCTCCTTCTCACTGGGCTCAGGAACCTTCAAGGCCCAGGAGTCTGGTCAGGGCAGCACAGCGGGCCCCCTACGGCCCCCGCTTCCTGGGGCTGGGGGTCCAGCGACACCTTCCAAGGCTACCCGGTTCCTCCCAACGGATCCTGCCACCTTCCGGCGCAAGAGACCTGAAAGTGTGGGTGGCCTGGAGCCGCCAGGCCCCTCAGTCATCGCGGCCCCTCCCAGCGGAGGAGGAAGCATTCTGCAGACACTGGTGCTGCCCCCAAACAAGGAGGAGCAAGAGGGTGGCGGAGCCAGAGTGCCCTCCGCCCCCGCCCCATCACTGGCCTATGGGGCCCCAGCAGCTCCCCTGTCCCGTCCTGCTGCCACCATGGTCACCAACGTGGTGCGGCCTGTCAGCAGCACTCCTGTGCCCATCGCCTCTAAGCCCTTCCCCACCTCTGGCCGGGCTGAGGCGTCTCCAAATGACACAGCAGGTGCCAGGACTGAAATGGGCACTGGGTCTCGGGTGCCTGGGGGCTCCCCGCTGGGTGTCAGCTTAGTGTATTCGGACAAGAAGTCGGCAGCAGCCACCTCACCAGCCCCACATTTGGTGGCTGGACCCCTGCTGGGCACTGTGGGAAAGGCGCCTGCCACTGTCACTAACCTACTGGTGGGCACCCCGGGGTATGGGGCCCCTGCGCCCCCTGCTGTCCAGTTCATTGCCCAGGGGGCCCCTGGCGGTGGGACCACTGCGGGCTCAGGAGCAGGTGCTGGGAGTGGCCCCAATGGGCCAGTACCCCTGGGCATCCTGCAACCAGGTGCCCTGGGCAAGGCTGGGGGAATCACCCAGGTACAGTACATCCTGCCCACGCTGCCCCAGCAGCTTCAGGTGGCACCTGCCCCAGCACCAGCCCCTGGGACCAAGGCAGCGACTCCCAGCGGCCCTGCACCCACCACCAGCATCCGTTTCACCCTCCCACCGGGCACTTCCACCAACGGCAAAGTCTTGGCCGCCACTGCACCCACTCCTGGCATCCCCATCCTGCAGTCTGTACCCTCCGCCCCACCCCCCAAAG CCCAGTCAGTTTCTCCCgtgcaggccccgcccccggGTGGCTCAGCCCAACTGCTGCCTGGGAAGGTCCTAGTGCCCCTGGCCGCCCCTAGCATGTCAGTGCGGGGTGGAGGGGCCGGCCAGCCGCTGCCACTGGTGAGCCCACCCTTCTCAGTACCTGTGCAGAATGGTGCCCAGCCCCCCAGCAAG ATCATCCAGCTGACCCCGGTGCCTGTGAGCACACCCAGCGGCCTGGTGCCGCCCCTGAGCCCAGCCACACTCCCTGGACCCACTTCACAGCCTCAGAAggtcctgctgccctcctccacCAG AATCACCTATGTGCAGTCAGCGGGCGGGCACGCGCTGCCCCTGGGTACCAGCCCTGCATCCAGCCAGGCTGGAACAGTCACCTCGTACGGGCCCACGAGCTCTGTAGCTCTAGGCTTCACCTCGCTGGGGCCCAGTGGCCCCGCCTTCGTGCAGCCCCTGCTCTCAG cAGGCCAAGCCCCACTGCTGGCTCCCGGTCAGGTGGGCGTGTCGCCTGTGCCCAGTCCCCAGCTGCCACCTGCCTGTGCAGCCCCCGGAGGTCCTGTCATAACGGCGTTTTACTCTGGCAGCCCTGCACCCACCTCCTCAGCACCCCTGGCCCAGCCGTCCCAGGCCCCCCCAAGCCTGGTCTACACTGTGGCCACCAGCACAACCCCACCTGCAGCCACCATTCTGCCCAAGGGCCCGCCAGCCCCTGCCACTGCCACCCCAGCCCCGACTAGCCCTTTCCCTAGTGCCACAG GTTCCATGACCTACAGCTTAGTGGCCCCCAAGGCCCAGCGGCCCAGCCCGAAGGCCCCCCAGAAAGTGAAGGCAGCCATCGCCAGCATTCCTGTGGGGTCCTTTGAGGCAGGTGCCTCTGGGCGACCTGGCCCTGCACCCCGGCAGCCTCTGGAGCCTGGCCCAGTCCGAGAGCCAACTGCCCCAGAGTCTGAGCTTGAGGGGCAGCCCACACCACCAGCCCCTCCACCTGCCCCAGAGACCTGGACTCCCACGGCCCGGAGCAGCCCCCCACCGCCCCCGCCTGCTGAGGAGCGGACCAGCGCCAAGGGTCCTGAGACCATG GCCAGCAAATTCCCCAGCTCATCTTCAGACTGGCGCGTCCCTGGGCAGGGCCTGGAGAATCGTGGGGAGCCTCCCActcctcccagcccagccccagctccagccgTAGCCCCTGGTGGCAGCAGCGAGAGCAGCAGTGGGCGGGCAGCCGGGGATACCCCCGAGCGCAAGGAGGCGGCTGGTACTGGCAAGAAGGTGAAGGTGCGGCCCCCGCCCCTGAAGAAGACCTTTGACTCTGTGGACAA GGTCCTGTCAGAAGTGGACTTCGAAGAGCGCTTTGCTGAGCTGCCTGAGTTTCGGCCTGAGGAGGTGCTGCCCTCCCCCACCCTGCAGTCTCTGGCCACCTCACCCCGGGCCATCCTGGGCTCTTACCGCAAGAAGAGGAAGAACTCCACGG ACCTGGATTCAGCACCCGAGGACCCTACCTCGCCCAAGCGCAAGATGAGAAGACGCTCCAGCTGCAGCTCGGAGCCCAACACCCCCAAGAGTGCCAAGTGCGAGGGGGACATCTTCACCTTTGACC GTACAGAAGCCGAGGATGTGCTTGGGGAGCTAGAGTATGAGAAGGTGCCGTACTCCTCCCTGCGGCGCACCCTAGACCAGCGCCGGGCCCTGGTCATGCAGCTCTTCCAGGACCATGGCTTCTTCCCATCAG cccaggccacagcCGCCTTCCAGGCCCGCTATGCAGACATCTTCCCCTCCAAGGTTTGTCTGCAGTTGAAGATCCGTGAGGTGCGCCAGAAGATCATGCAGGCAGCCACTCCCACCGAGCAGCCCCCTGGAGCTGAGGCTCCTCTCCCTGTACCGCCCCCCACTGGCACCgctgctgcccctgcccccactcccagccctgcagggggcCCTGACCCCACCTCGCCCAGCTCCGACTCTGGCACGGTCCAGGCTGCCCCGCCACTGCCTCCGCCCCCAGAGTCGGGGCCTGGACAGCCTGGCTGGGAGGGGGCTCCCCAGCCCTCTCCCCCACCGCCAGGTCCCTCCACAGCTGCCACAGGCAGGTGA